Below is a genomic region from Delftia tsuruhatensis.
GGGCGCGAGTGCGTCCACCCAGCGCGAGGCGCAATGGGTGATGGGGCTGCTGGCCCTGCATGGCATCGCCATGGCACAGGACGGCCCCCAGGCCCGGCAATGGTTCGAGCGGGCCCAGCGTGCGGGGCATCCGCTGGCCAGCGCGGGACTGGCCTGGTGCGCCATCGAGGGCTGCGGCCAGCCACCCGATCCGCCGGCAGCACGCCCCTGGATCGAGCAGTTGGCCGGCACCGACCCGGCCCGCGCCCAGTACCTGCAATGGCTGTTGGCACGGCGCCTGGCGCCGCTGTCCACGCAGGAACAGGCCGACGATGTGTCCGCCGCCACGGCCACGCCCGACCAGGCCCTGCTGCAACGCGCGGCTCGCCTGGGCAGCCCCGGCGCCCAGCTGGAATGGGGCCTTGCGCTGCTGGCACAGGGTGAGCCCGAGGCGGCGCTGCGGCAGTTCCGTGCGGCGTCGGCACGCTCGCCCGGCGCGGCCGCCAATGCCCAGATGCTGGGCGAGCGGCTGCGCGCGACAGGCCAGCAGGTCTCGGCCCGCAGCACCTTCGGCGTGCCGGTTCCACCGGGACCGCAAAAGGCACTGGGCGCGCAGCAGCTGCGGGGCTCGCCCAACGAGCAGGACATCCAGGTGCGACAACCCGGCACGGCGCAACAGCAGTGGGAGCAGGCACAGCGCTACCACCGAGGCGAAGGCGTGCCCGCCAACTACACGGAGGCCCTGCACCTGTACCAGCAGGCCGCGGCGCAGGGGCACGCGGCGTCGCGGCGCATGCTGGAGCTGATCTATTCCCGCCCCGCACCGGGCGGCAGCGTGGACATCGGCTGGATGCAGCAGCTGTCGCGCATCGACCCGATGACGCTACAGCCCATGGCCCCCATCAGCCCCGTGCCCTACCGGCGCGATCCCTCGCCCCTGGTCGACCTGATACCCGCGCCCTGGCACAGGAACTGACCGACACCGCAGCGGGACCGCCTACAGCAGCACATCGAGCCCGGAGTCGGCCATCCAGTCCACCGGGTCCTGGCGCAGCACCATGTCGATGTCCAGGCCCAGGGCCACGCCCACTTCGCCGGGGAAACTCACAGCCAGCGCGCGCTCGCCCCACTGCGCCTCGCGCGAGCGGGCACGCCAGGCGGCGATGTGCAGCACGCCGGCCAGTGGATCGAAGCCGGGCTGGGCCAATGGCGCATGCAGGTGCTGAAGCGCATCGGTCAGCAGCGGCGGCAGGCTCCACTGCCGGGCCAGGGCCGCGCTGACCTGGCTGTACGTGTAGCCGCACAGACGCAACTCCACCTCCGTGCGGCGCGGATCCAGCGGCCCGACCAGTTCCGTGATGGTGGCGGCCCGCGCCGGGTCGGACAGATGCATGGCCAGCTCGCCCAGACCATGCAGCAGGCCCGCCGCATAGGCCGCCGTGGGACTGGCCTGCACCGTGCCGGCCAGCGCCCGGGCCACGCGCGCGGCGTCCATGCTGTAGCGCCAGAAGGCGGGCATCGCCATGCCCGGCACCGCGTGCGTCCCCACGCCCAGCGGCATGCTCTGGACGATCTGGCGCAGTTGCGCCGGCGCCAGCAGGGCCAGCGCCTCGGGGATCCCGGTGATCCGACCGGCCATGCCGAAGACCGGCCCATTGGCCAGGGCCAGCAACCGCGCAGCCAAAGCGGGATCGGCGGCGAACAGCTGGCTCAGGCGCCGCAGGCTGGGCACCTCGGGCACCAGCTCGCGCAACAACAGGGCCACGATGCGCGGCTGCGCCGGCAAGGCCACGGGCCTGGTCACCAGCGTCTGCAGGTGCAGCGCATGCGCCACCATCGCGCGGCCGCCCCTACTTGCGTCCCTGCAGCTTGGCGAAGGCAGACGCCATGGCCGACTGCGGCGCCGGATCCTGGCTGCGCCGCTGCCCGCCCTGGTGGCCGCGTCCTGTGCTTTCGAACCGGTTGTCGCGCGGGCCGTCGCGGCGCGCGGGCGCGGCA
It encodes:
- a CDS encoding HDOD domain-containing protein, which produces MVAHALHLQTLVTRPVALPAQPRIVALLLRELVPEVPSLRRLSQLFAADPALAARLLALANGPVFGMAGRITGIPEALALLAPAQLRQIVQSMPLGVGTHAVPGMAMPAFWRYSMDAARVARALAGTVQASPTAAYAAGLLHGLGELAMHLSDPARAATITELVGPLDPRRTEVELRLCGYTYSQVSAALARQWSLPPLLTDALQHLHAPLAQPGFDPLAGVLHIAAWRARSREAQWGERALAVSFPGEVGVALGLDIDMVLRQDPVDWMADSGLDVLL
- a CDS encoding tetratricopeptide repeat protein, with protein sequence MPYTAQEPARRPTAAGLTGTVPPLRRASGLVLQALLALLPGMAAAVPPHVQAAARFTPVAPIRVATVSLSGSQPGTSNISPNPDAAQQRALAQLRNRAEGRGASASTQREAQWVMGLLALHGIAMAQDGPQARQWFERAQRAGHPLASAGLAWCAIEGCGQPPDPPAARPWIEQLAGTDPARAQYLQWLLARRLAPLSTQEQADDVSAATATPDQALLQRAARLGSPGAQLEWGLALLAQGEPEAALRQFRAASARSPGAAANAQMLGERLRATGQQVSARSTFGVPVPPGPQKALGAQQLRGSPNEQDIQVRQPGTAQQQWEQAQRYHRGEGVPANYTEALHLYQQAAAQGHAASRRMLELIYSRPAPGGSVDIGWMQQLSRIDPMTLQPMAPISPVPYRRDPSPLVDLIPAPWHRN